Proteins co-encoded in one Aspergillus flavus chromosome 2, complete sequence genomic window:
- a CDS encoding UMTA methyltransferase family protein (unnamed protein product): ASTSLRSTVLEYEYRHGRRYHSTHAGNYHFPNDEVEQERLDMVHHIYYRLLHNRLFLAPIDLAGKRILDIGTGTGVWAMHLGDEYPTAEAIVGNDISPIQPQWVPPNVKFYIDDVERDWVEGQKYDLIHCRYMAGSIKDWPRLIRQCFRHLKPGGYLELQESINTLYSEDDSLPPDCDTVKMMDALKEGCLRIGQTMDPAPHMHDWVVDAGFTIIDERKFKLPLGNWPKDKRLKECGSFNRVNFVEGVDAFTASILPDILGWRKEEVTVLNAAVRREVMANTMHALFDFLVIVAQKPM, encoded by the coding sequence GCTAGTACGTCCCTACGATCTACGGTGCTCGAATACGAATACCGCCACGGTCGGCGTTATCACAGCACCCACGCCGGAAACTACCATTTCCCCAACGATGAAGTCGAACAGGAACGACTGGACATGGTCCACCATATTTACTACCGACTGTTGCACAATCGATTATTCTTAGCTCCGATCGATCTGGCGGGAAAGCGGATCCTCGATATTGGCACTGGGACCGGGGTGTGGGCCATGCACTTGGGCGATGAATACCCGACTGCCGAAGCTATCGTCGGTAACGATATCAGCCCCATCCAGCCCCAGTGGGTGCCGCCGAACGTGAAATTCTACATTGACGATGTCGAGAGGGATTGGGTGGAGGGCCAAAAATATGATCTTATCCACTGTCGCTACATGGCGGGTTCCATCAAGGACTGGCCGCGGTTGATTAGGCAGTGCTTTCGGCATCTGAAACCGGGGGGTTATCTGGAGCTGCAGGAATCGATCAATACATTGTATTCGGAGGATGACAGCTTACCGCCCGATTGCGACacggtgaagatgatggatgcGCTCAAGGAGGGGTGCCTGCGGATTGGGCAAACCATGGATCCGGCTCCGCATATGCATGATTGGGTGGTAGATGCTGGCTTCACTATCATTGATGAACGGAAGTTTAAGCTCCCGCTGGGGAATTGGCCAAAGGACAAGCGGTTGAAGGAATGTGGCAGCTTCAACCGTGTGAATTTTGTTGAGGGCGTGGACGCCTTTACAGCCTCCATCCTGCCGGATATTTTAGGCTGGCGCAAGGAAGAGGTGACGGTGCTTAACGCTGCAGTTCGGAGGGAGGTCATGGCAAACACCATGCATGCGCTCTTTGACTTCCTAGTAATTGTTGCGCAGAAGCCCATGTAG
- a CDS encoding putative extracellular arabinanase (Endo-1,5-alpha-L-arabinanase C), which yields MSTRSPFPLSFTMLSFLAALSLPLALVNAYANPGTCNGNCWAHDPGLWKHDDGRYFLFSTGNGIHISSAPSLQGPWTEVGYALPDGSSINHDGNKNLWAPDVHKGDDGKYYMYYSVSTLGSQNSVIGVASSTTMEPGSWTDHGSTGLSSDGSQGYNTIDANWIKIGDQQVLNFGSYWQGLYQIDLAGPLKIGTAAPVNIAYNATGQHAIEASFLYQQNGFYYLFFSSGKANGYDTSFPAQGEEYRINVCRSSTGRGDFVDKNGVSCLQSGGTTVLASHDNVYGPGGQGVLEDNGAVLYYHYAPRNGDLSVSSYQFGWNRLNWVDGWPTV from the exons ATGAGCACACGCAGTCCATTTCCATTGTCTTTCACTATGCTCTCATTTCTGGCTGCCCTGTCCTTGCCCCTGGCGTTGGTTAACGCCTACGCCAACCCGGGCACCTGCAACGGCAACTGCTGGGCCCATGATCCTGGCCTCTGGAAACACGATGATGGCAGATACTTCCTGTTTTCCACCGGCAATGGCATCCATATCAGCTCTGCACCTTCCCTCCAAGGACCATGGACGGAAGTGGGCTATGCCTTGCCCGATGGTTCGTCCATCAACCACGACGGCAACAAGAACCTCTGG GCCCCAGATGTGCATAAGGGAGATGATGGGAAGTACTACATGTACTATTCCGTCTCCACCCTAGGATCACAAAACTCCGTCATCGGTGTTGCCAGCTCCACAACAATGGAACCTGGCAGCTGGACCGACCATGGTAGCACTGGTCTAAGCTCCGATGGCTCCCAGGGGTACAACACCATTGACGCCAATTGGATCAAGATTGGAGACCAGCAAGTTCTCAACTTTGGATCTTATTGGCAGGGTCTGTACCAGATCGATCTGGCCGGCCCACTGAAGATTGGCACCGCAGCCCCGGTCAACATTGCCTACAATGCAACCGGCCAACATGCCATTGAGGCATCCTTCCTCTATCAGCAAAACGgcttttattatctattctTCTCCTCTGGCAAGGCTAATGGATACGATACCAGTTTCCCTGCCCAGGGAGAGGAGTACCGCATCAATGTTTGCCGTTCCTCGACGGGCCGAGGTGACTTT GTCGATAAAAATGGAGTGTCCTGCCTCCAAAGTGGGGGTACTACTGTGCTCGCAAGCCACGATAATGTCTACGGCCCTGGTGGACA GGGTGTCCTGGAAGATAACGGAGCAGTCCTATACTATCACTATGCGCCTCGGAATGGAGACTTGTCCGTTTCAAGCTATCAGTTTGGGTGGAATCGGTTGAACTGGGTCGACGGATGGCCCACCGTATAG